Sequence from the Cyanobacteria bacterium GSL.Bin1 genome:
TTAGATATTGGCGCAGCTAGAGGGCGCTTTCTTTTAGAGATGGCGCAAGTGCAACCCGACTATAATTATTTGGGCTTGGAAGTTCGCGAACCCCTCGTTATTGAAGCGAACCGCATCCGGGATGAACTGTCTTTAACCAATCTCCATTACCTCTTCTGCCAAGTTAATATTTCCCTGGATACTCTATTAGCATCTCTTCCCCCACAGGCGCTGCATTTCGTGACCATTCAATTTCCTGATCCTTGGTTCAAAAAACGCCATGCGAAACGACGGATTGTGCAACCCGAATTAGTTGAGACTCTCGCTGAGTATCTCCAATCAGGA
This genomic interval carries:
- the trmB gene encoding tRNA (guanosine(46)-N7)-methyltransferase TrmB, coding for MPRVRVRQHVNPLSEKYQTPPTPPHWEKVYSNLSKPFFLDIGAARGRFLLEMAQVQPDYNYLGLEVREPLVIEANRIRDELSLTNLHYLFCQVNISLDTLLASLPPQALHFVTIQFPDPWFKKRHAKRRIVQPELVETLAEYLQSGGQVFLQSDVQFVIEEMIRHFMAHAAFSREIPFWLPENPLPVATEREKSTLQQNEPVYRTLFRKT